Proteins encoded by one window of Pseudonocardia sp. HH130629-09:
- a CDS encoding alkaline phosphatase D family protein, whose translation MTLLLGPVLRHVDETSALVWVQTSGPCHVAVLGCDAETFEVAGHHFALVQVTGLTPDTRTAYEVHLDGERVWPLPHSPFPPSLITTRGAGSEAHQRIVFGSCRYVKLADPKQARRYGLDALDVYAGRMAGLPPETWPTTLLLLGDQVYADELTPQTRRRIAGRREQHPDWPDDEIVGFDEYSGLYRDTWSDPEVRWMLSTVPTAMIFDDHDVRDDWNTSGAWREQIARKPWWSERIRSGLASYWVHQHLGNLSPAELAADRTWQEVQAADGDVWPLLSQQAARWDVETGTGDARGKDERFSFCWELGRTRLVVLDSRNGRIVESTPRRMVSDAEFDWIRAKALAPGDVDHLVLGTSVPWLMPQVISDLEAATEKGADGSGRVAAVAEWARQEADLEHWPAFGHSFARLAELIREACRPRGGDAPPATVSVLSGDVHHSYAAVADVHTHSPGDRPGRGPEGTRVHQLTCSPVHNVVPAVMRVMFRITWSRLLGRLTTRWTRRTGAGSAGVAWERTAGPLFGNLVATLETDGRRASCRFERPRSAAVLDTAAEVVLTPQSPPAAAQQRAGTVPGG comes from the coding sequence GTGACACTCCTGCTCGGACCGGTGCTGCGGCACGTCGACGAGACCAGCGCTCTGGTCTGGGTGCAGACCTCCGGCCCGTGCCACGTCGCGGTGCTCGGCTGCGACGCCGAGACCTTCGAGGTGGCGGGCCACCACTTCGCCCTGGTGCAGGTGACCGGGCTGACGCCGGACACCCGCACCGCCTACGAGGTCCACCTCGACGGCGAGCGGGTCTGGCCGCTGCCGCACTCGCCGTTCCCGCCGAGCCTGATCACGACGCGCGGCGCGGGCTCCGAGGCCCACCAGCGGATCGTGTTCGGCTCCTGCCGCTACGTGAAGCTCGCCGACCCGAAGCAGGCCCGCCGGTACGGCCTCGACGCACTCGACGTCTACGCCGGGCGGATGGCCGGGCTGCCCCCGGAGACCTGGCCGACCACGCTGCTACTGCTGGGCGACCAGGTCTACGCCGACGAGCTCACCCCGCAGACCCGGCGGCGGATCGCCGGGCGCCGGGAGCAGCACCCGGACTGGCCCGACGACGAGATCGTCGGCTTCGACGAGTACTCGGGCCTCTACCGCGACACCTGGTCGGACCCCGAGGTGCGGTGGATGCTCTCGACCGTCCCCACCGCGATGATCTTCGACGACCACGACGTCCGCGACGACTGGAACACCTCCGGCGCGTGGCGCGAGCAGATCGCCCGCAAGCCCTGGTGGTCCGAGCGCATCCGCTCCGGCCTGGCCTCGTACTGGGTCCACCAGCACCTGGGCAACCTCTCCCCCGCCGAGCTGGCCGCCGACCGGACCTGGCAGGAGGTGCAGGCCGCCGACGGCGACGTCTGGCCGCTGCTGTCGCAGCAGGCCGCCCGCTGGGACGTCGAGACCGGCACCGGCGACGCCCGCGGCAAGGACGAACGCTTCTCCTTCTGCTGGGAGCTGGGCCGTACCCGGCTGGTCGTCCTGGACTCCCGCAACGGGCGGATCGTCGAGTCCACGCCGCGGCGGATGGTCTCCGACGCCGAGTTCGACTGGATCCGGGCGAAGGCGCTGGCCCCCGGCGACGTGGACCACCTCGTGCTGGGCACCTCGGTGCCCTGGCTGATGCCGCAGGTCATCTCCGATCTGGAGGCCGCGACCGAGAAGGGCGCGGACGGCTCCGGCCGGGTCGCGGCGGTCGCCGAGTGGGCCCGCCAGGAGGCCGACCTGGAGCACTGGCCCGCGTTCGGGCACTCCTTCGCCCGGCTCGCCGAGCTGATCCGCGAGGCGTGCCGCCCGCGCGGCGGGGACGCACCGCCCGCCACGGTGTCGGTGCTGTCGGGCGACGTCCACCACTCCTACGCCGCCGTCGCCGACGTGCACACCCACTCACCCGGGGACCGGCCGGGCCGCGGCCCGGAGGGCACCCGGGTCCATCAGCTGACCTGCTCCCCGGTGCACAACGTGGTCCCCGCGGTGATGCGGGTGATGTTCCGGATCACCTGGTCGCGGCTGCTGGGCAGGCTGACGACCCGCTGGACCCGCCGCACCGGGGCCGGCAGCGCGGGTGTGGCCTGGGAGCGGACGGCGGGCCCGCTGTTCGGCAACCTCGTCGCGACCCTGGAGACCGACGGGCGACGG
- a CDS encoding AMP-dependent synthetase/ligase yields the protein MTETLLNALHDTVAARPDEVALRTRDGAVRWTWSEYDVLARRAASGLAGLGVGHGSVVALMLENRPEFHVADLGAVLLGAATLSIYNTSSPEQIAYVLRDSGATVLIVQESFAAVAAAPAAAAGCRVVALDGPGPEGAIGWDVLLAAEPLAAPAAVTPDDLLTIIYTSGTTGPPKGVELTHRNLVSANRTVGTVFGLRPGDRVVCWLPLAHIAERDASYYMAILFGLDVTTCANPREIGAALREVRPHSFFAVPRIWEKLKAGVEAAVAAREPRERALVEAAIADGTEAARLTQAGEPVPAELAARVEAAAPVLASLRAALGLDEARSANIGAAPSAPELTLFFHAIGVPLGEIYGMSENCAACTCNPSDAIRVGTAGPALPGTELRLDSDGEVLMRSEAVMRGYRGKPEETAAVFTEDGFLRTGDIGVIEDGYLRIVDRKKELIINAAGKNISPSAVESAIKSRSPLIGQLCVIGDARPYNVALVALDPDVAAGRAHDDPTVREEVARAVKEGNARLARVETVRRYAIVPDPWIPGGDELTPTMKLKRRPITEKFADTVESLYDGGGIDAG from the coding sequence ATGACCGAGACGTTGCTGAACGCCCTGCACGACACCGTCGCCGCACGCCCCGACGAGGTCGCGCTGCGCACCCGGGACGGCGCGGTCCGGTGGACCTGGTCGGAGTACGATGTGCTGGCCCGCCGCGCCGCGTCCGGCCTGGCCGGGCTCGGAGTCGGCCACGGCTCGGTCGTCGCGCTGATGCTGGAGAACCGGCCCGAGTTCCACGTCGCCGACCTGGGCGCCGTGCTGCTCGGGGCGGCCACGTTGTCGATCTACAACACCTCCTCGCCCGAGCAGATCGCGTACGTGCTGCGCGACTCCGGCGCCACGGTCCTGATCGTGCAGGAGAGCTTCGCCGCCGTCGCGGCGGCACCGGCTGCGGCTGCCGGCTGCCGGGTCGTCGCCCTCGACGGGCCCGGCCCGGAGGGCGCCATCGGGTGGGACGTGCTGCTGGCGGCCGAGCCGCTCGCCGCGCCGGCCGCGGTGACCCCGGACGACCTGCTGACGATCATCTACACCTCGGGGACGACCGGCCCGCCCAAGGGCGTCGAGCTGACCCATCGCAACCTGGTGAGCGCGAACCGCACCGTCGGCACGGTGTTCGGGCTGCGGCCCGGGGACCGCGTGGTGTGCTGGCTGCCGCTGGCCCACATCGCCGAGCGGGACGCGTCGTACTACATGGCCATCCTGTTCGGCCTCGACGTCACGACGTGCGCGAACCCGCGGGAGATCGGCGCGGCGCTGCGCGAGGTGCGCCCGCACTCGTTCTTCGCGGTGCCCCGGATCTGGGAGAAGCTCAAGGCGGGGGTGGAGGCCGCGGTCGCGGCCAGGGAGCCGCGGGAGCGCGCGCTCGTGGAGGCGGCGATCGCCGACGGGACCGAGGCCGCCCGGCTCACCCAGGCCGGGGAGCCGGTGCCCGCCGAGCTCGCGGCCCGGGTGGAGGCCGCCGCGCCGGTCCTGGCGTCGCTGCGGGCCGCACTGGGCCTGGACGAGGCGCGGTCGGCCAACATCGGTGCCGCCCCGAGCGCGCCGGAGCTGACGCTGTTCTTCCACGCGATCGGCGTCCCGCTCGGCGAGATCTACGGCATGTCGGAGAACTGCGCCGCGTGCACCTGCAACCCGTCCGACGCGATCCGGGTCGGCACCGCGGGCCCCGCGCTGCCCGGGACCGAGCTGCGCCTGGACTCCGACGGCGAGGTCCTGATGCGCTCCGAGGCCGTGATGCGGGGCTACCGCGGCAAGCCGGAGGAGACCGCGGCGGTGTTCACCGAGGACGGCTTCCTGCGCACCGGCGACATCGGCGTCATCGAGGACGGCTACCTGCGGATCGTCGACCGGAAGAAGGAGCTGATCATCAACGCGGCGGGGAAGAACATCTCCCCGTCGGCGGTGGAGTCGGCGATCAAGTCCCGGTCCCCGCTCATCGGCCAGCTGTGCGTGATCGGCGACGCCCGGCCCTACAACGTCGCGCTGGTCGCGCTGGACCCGGACGTCGCGGCCGGCCGGGCCCACGACGACCCGACGGTGCGCGAGGAGGTCGCTCGCGCGGTGAAGGAGGGCAACGCGCGCCTGGCCCGGGTCGAGACCGTCCGCCGGTACGCGATCGTGCCCGACCCGTGGATCCCCGGCGGCGACGAGCTCACCCCGACCATGAAGCTCAAGCGCCGCCCGATCACCGAGAAGTTCGCCGACACGGTCGAGTCGCTGTACGACGGCGGCGGCATCGACGCCGGCTGA
- a CDS encoding ROK family protein — protein sequence MTNGRRAIGLDIGGTKVAGAIVDEDGTVHAELRRNTPDTSDADTMTTLLREMVEELRGGTEGADVCAIGVGAAGTVEWPVGRIRWAPNNNYENWDVRGLLEASCGLPVVVDNDGNVAGLAEARLGGTRNDDMVLLTVGTGIGAGIVLDGKIYRGPHGLGAEVGHMNVNPDGPKCGCGNHGCLEAVASGTALTRMGRSAALHDPRGMIATLAEEAGGEVTGQHVTMAAMAGDSTAASLFQRLGRSLGIGIASINAIFEFEVVLIGGGLVDAGELLLEPARRAAREFHYGPPEVRPIPPVLPATYKGDAGKIGAGLLALEET from the coding sequence GTGACGAACGGACGGCGGGCCATCGGGCTCGACATCGGAGGAACGAAGGTCGCCGGAGCGATCGTGGACGAGGATGGCACGGTCCACGCCGAGCTGCGGCGCAACACCCCGGACACGTCCGATGCGGACACGATGACCACCCTCTTGCGGGAGATGGTCGAGGAGCTGCGCGGCGGCACCGAGGGCGCGGACGTCTGCGCGATCGGCGTCGGTGCCGCGGGGACCGTGGAGTGGCCGGTCGGCCGGATCCGCTGGGCACCCAACAACAACTACGAGAACTGGGACGTGCGCGGCCTGCTGGAGGCCTCGTGCGGGCTGCCGGTGGTCGTCGACAACGACGGCAACGTCGCCGGCCTGGCCGAGGCCCGGCTCGGCGGAACCCGCAACGACGACATGGTGCTGCTGACCGTCGGCACCGGCATCGGCGCGGGGATCGTGCTCGACGGGAAGATCTACCGCGGCCCGCACGGGCTCGGCGCCGAGGTCGGGCACATGAACGTCAACCCGGACGGCCCGAAGTGCGGCTGCGGCAACCACGGCTGCCTGGAGGCCGTCGCGTCCGGGACCGCGTTGACCCGGATGGGGCGCAGCGCCGCCCTGCACGACCCGCGGGGCATGATCGCGACCCTGGCCGAGGAGGCCGGCGGCGAGGTCACCGGCCAGCACGTGACCATGGCCGCGATGGCGGGCGACAGCACGGCGGCGTCGCTGTTCCAGCGGCTCGGACGGTCGCTGGGGATCGGCATCGCCAGCATCAACGCGATCTTCGAGTTCGAGGTCGTGCTGATCGGCGGCGGACTCGTCGACGCGGGCGAGCTCCTGCTCGAACCGGCCCGCCGGGCCGCTCGCGAGTTCCACTACGGACCGCCCGAGGTCCGCCCGATCCCGCCGGTGCTGCCCGCCACCTACAAGGGTGACGCCGGGAAGATCGGTGCGGGACTGCTGGCACTCGAGGAGACCTGA
- a CDS encoding NAD(P)/FAD-dependent oxidoreductase — translation METHADVLVVGARCAGSAAAIALARRGRAVVALDGATFPSDTLSTHLFFPHHWAELERLGARDRVLALDPPLHPRAALGTPEVEITGRYGAYEGIATGSCVRRPGLDLALVETARAAGAEVREATRVTDLLHDDDGRVVGVRWKDREDRTGEIRAKLVVGADGRRSTVARLFGTREHHRWENQRMMAFAYYDDPREELRGVAAQWREGRELATVFPCDGGKSVVLLMPPVARAEEFRRDATAAFSSTVAAIAPLAERLRGCTMASKVRTSRSHPSYFRHSQGPGWALAGDAGHFKDPVTAQGIRDALRFGRLLGEAVAPYLDDPADLDAALARWESDRDEQCLPMYQWANGLGRDDDVSPLERASYRWFAVSEDRATELWDVFSRRRPPTQVFRPARLLGWVRDCLRDPAVDRAELWRVLRRDVGREIARVREARGFVQNREESARRGLTPATESPERAPALIAPEAGA, via the coding sequence ATGGAGACCCACGCCGACGTGCTCGTCGTCGGGGCCCGCTGTGCGGGTTCCGCCGCCGCCATCGCTCTGGCCCGCCGCGGCCGTGCGGTCGTCGCCCTCGACGGCGCGACCTTCCCCTCGGACACGCTGTCCACCCACCTGTTCTTCCCGCACCACTGGGCGGAGCTGGAACGGCTCGGGGCCAGGGACCGGGTGCTGGCGCTGGACCCGCCGCTGCATCCGCGGGCCGCGCTCGGCACGCCGGAGGTCGAGATCACCGGTCGCTACGGTGCCTACGAGGGCATCGCCACCGGCTCCTGCGTGCGCCGCCCCGGGCTCGACCTCGCGCTGGTGGAGACCGCTCGCGCGGCCGGGGCCGAGGTCCGCGAGGCGACCCGGGTGACCGACCTGCTCCACGACGACGACGGACGCGTCGTCGGGGTCCGCTGGAAGGACCGCGAGGACCGCACCGGGGAGATCCGGGCGAAGCTGGTGGTCGGCGCCGACGGGCGTCGCTCCACCGTCGCCCGCCTGTTCGGCACCCGCGAGCACCACCGCTGGGAGAACCAGCGGATGATGGCCTTCGCCTACTACGACGACCCCCGCGAGGAGCTGCGCGGCGTCGCCGCCCAGTGGCGCGAGGGGCGCGAGCTCGCCACCGTCTTCCCGTGCGACGGCGGGAAGTCCGTCGTGCTGCTCATGCCGCCGGTGGCGCGCGCGGAGGAGTTCCGGCGCGACGCGACCGCCGCGTTCTCCTCGACCGTGGCCGCGATCGCGCCGTTGGCCGAGCGGCTGCGCGGCTGCACGATGGCGTCGAAGGTCCGCACCTCGCGCAGTCACCCGTCGTACTTCCGGCACTCGCAGGGGCCGGGTTGGGCGCTCGCCGGCGACGCCGGTCACTTCAAGGACCCGGTCACCGCCCAGGGCATCCGCGACGCGCTGCGCTTCGGCCGCCTGCTCGGCGAGGCCGTCGCTCCGTACCTGGACGACCCGGCCGACCTCGACGCCGCGCTCGCGCGCTGGGAGTCCGACCGCGACGAGCAGTGCCTGCCGATGTACCAGTGGGCCAACGGCCTGGGGCGCGACGACGACGTCTCACCGCTGGAGCGCGCGTCCTACCGCTGGTTCGCCGTGAGCGAGGACCGCGCCACCGAGCTGTGGGACGTGTTCTCCCGCCGGCGGCCACCGACCCAGGTCTTCCGCCCGGCCCGGCTCCTGGGCTGGGTCCGCGACTGCCTGCGCGACCCTGCGGTGGACCGCGCCGAGCTGTGGCGGGTGCTGCGGCGCGACGTCGGCCGGGAGATCGCCAGGGTCCGAGAGGCACGCGGGTTCGTGCAGAATCGCGAGGAGTCCGCACGACGCGGTCTCACCCCGGCGACCGAGTCCCCTGAACGGGCGCCGGCCCTGATCGCCCCGGAGGCCGGAGCATGA
- a CDS encoding TetR/AcrR family transcriptional regulator codes for MTTGAGTTAAARGERRRARTRAAILDPAEEVFRREGHETARIEEIADLADVSVGSIYTHFDGKLGLYLTLVEQSLDLFAAYMARVDAPELTPLGRVLAGGDAYLRFHLEHPGAFQFLAHPRPAGAVHSGGGDIETRIRERVGGLLDDFAARIDAAVAAGEARPVDAGRLTRYLWGAWNGVIGLSLQPDGQRLSPDEVAETLELGRWLLREGLATASLRGPDGTVGDRVPLPRV; via the coding sequence GTGACGACGGGCGCAGGCACGACGGCAGCGGCGCGGGGCGAACGCCGGCGTGCCAGGACCCGGGCCGCGATCCTCGACCCCGCCGAGGAGGTCTTCCGCCGCGAGGGGCACGAGACGGCGCGGATCGAGGAGATCGCCGACCTCGCCGACGTGTCGGTGGGCTCGATCTACACCCACTTCGACGGCAAGCTCGGCCTCTACCTGACCCTGGTCGAGCAGTCGCTGGACCTGTTCGCCGCATACATGGCGCGGGTCGACGCACCCGAGCTGACCCCGCTCGGCCGGGTCCTCGCGGGAGGCGACGCCTACCTGCGCTTCCATCTGGAGCACCCGGGCGCCTTCCAGTTCCTGGCCCACCCCCGACCCGCCGGCGCGGTGCACTCGGGCGGGGGCGACATCGAGACGCGGATCCGGGAACGGGTCGGCGGCCTGCTCGACGACTTCGCCGCCCGGATCGACGCGGCCGTCGCCGCCGGGGAGGCTCGACCGGTCGACGCCGGCCGGCTCACCCGCTACCTGTGGGGCGCGTGGAACGGCGTGATCGGGCTGAGCCTGCAGCCCGACGGGCAGCGGCTCTCGCCCGACGAGGTCGCCGAGACCCTCGAGCTGGGCCGTTGGCTGCTGCGCGAGGGGCTGGCCACGGCGTCGCTGCGCGGACCGGACGGCACCGTCGGCGACCGGGTGCCCCTGCCCCGCGTCTGA
- a CDS encoding DoxX family protein, with protein MFVFGGINELRNADALSSAVKPVLDQAAPAIDKVVENAPLERRPDNETLVKVDAGVKIVAGSLLALGKFPRLSATALAASLVPTTLAGHRFWEETDQQKRANEQIHFLKNVGLLGGLLIAAADTHGKPSHAYRTRKAAERAQARLSGSGSDTGAQLAAGLAGAGTSIAAAAAGSREKLAGAVEEYGPVVRERATEWGGKASEQAAHLSEVASDKASTWSEQLSAAAERTSKAAQKKAKVAEKRGAKLAKAAEKRGAQLEKLVDKKGAQYRKAAGRTGGKWVREAEKRRARWEKQARKAAARAEKRAPEYVDRFSTLVTQAQSQAAKLGSDLADRASVAGAEAAKQAKASAKDARKRAKAVAR; from the coding sequence GTGTTCGTCTTCGGCGGAATCAACGAGCTGCGGAACGCCGACGCGTTGTCGTCCGCCGTCAAGCCCGTCCTCGACCAGGCCGCCCCGGCCATCGACAAGGTCGTGGAGAACGCCCCGCTGGAGCGGCGCCCGGACAACGAGACCCTGGTCAAGGTCGACGCCGGTGTGAAGATCGTGGCGGGCTCCCTGCTCGCCCTGGGCAAGTTCCCCCGCCTGTCGGCCACCGCGCTGGCCGCCTCGCTCGTCCCGACCACGCTGGCCGGGCACCGCTTCTGGGAGGAGACCGACCAGCAGAAACGTGCCAACGAGCAGATCCACTTCCTGAAGAACGTCGGCCTCCTCGGCGGGCTGCTCATCGCGGCCGCCGACACGCACGGCAAACCGTCGCACGCCTACCGGACGCGCAAGGCCGCCGAGCGGGCCCAGGCCCGGCTCTCCGGCTCCGGCTCGGACACCGGTGCCCAGCTCGCCGCAGGACTGGCCGGCGCGGGCACCTCGATCGCCGCGGCCGCCGCGGGCAGCCGGGAGAAGCTGGCCGGGGCCGTCGAGGAGTACGGCCCGGTCGTGCGCGAGCGCGCCACCGAGTGGGGCGGCAAGGCCTCCGAGCAGGCCGCGCACCTGTCCGAGGTCGCCTCGGACAAGGCCTCCACCTGGTCCGAGCAGCTCTCGGCCGCCGCCGAGCGCACCTCCAAGGCGGCCCAGAAGAAGGCGAAGGTCGCCGAGAAGCGTGGCGCCAAGCTGGCGAAGGCGGCCGAGAAGCGGGGCGCCCAGCTCGAGAAGCTCGTGGACAAGAAGGGTGCCCAGTACCGCAAGGCCGCCGGGCGCACCGGTGGCAAGTGGGTGCGCGAGGCCGAGAAGCGCCGCGCCCGCTGGGAGAAGCAGGCCCGCAAGGCCGCCGCCCGCGCGGAGAAGCGTGCCCCCGAGTACGTCGACCGCTTCTCCACCCTGGTCACCCAGGCACAGTCCCAGGCCGCGAAGCTCGGCTCGGACCTGGCCGACCGCGCGTCGGTGGCCGGTGCCGAGGCCGCCAAGCAGGCCAAGGCGTCGGCGAAGGACGCGCGCAAGCGCGCCAAGGCCGTCGCCCGCTGA
- a CDS encoding alanine racemase, giving the protein MHVDALTTPALLVDAAALEANLADMAALLPGPRLRPHVKAHKTTELARRQAAHGHTGFTCATVREVEGMAAAGLGADLLLANEVLDARRLGAVVRSGARVTLAIDSEQTLRAAVDGGVREVLIDVNIGLPRCGITPARAGALADAARAAGLTVRGVMGYEGHLQMLPDQAERARLTTECTDRLRAAHADVGGGIVSGGGTGTHALNTACTEIQAGSYALMDTAYTAAGLPFRQALTVLSTVVSTTAPDGDMPGWAVADAGLKAFGMDHGNPTVPGGNVWFCADEHLVFAADTPPATGDRVRIVPAHVDPTVALHERMHVVEGDRVVDTWAVDLRGW; this is encoded by the coding sequence GTGCACGTCGACGCCCTGACCACGCCCGCGCTGCTGGTCGACGCGGCCGCGCTGGAGGCCAACCTCGCGGACATGGCGGCGCTGCTGCCCGGCCCGCGGCTGCGTCCGCACGTGAAGGCGCACAAGACGACCGAGCTGGCCCGACGACAGGCCGCGCACGGCCACACCGGGTTCACCTGTGCGACGGTGCGTGAGGTGGAGGGCATGGCCGCGGCCGGTCTGGGCGCGGACCTGCTGCTGGCCAACGAGGTGCTCGACGCGCGCCGCCTCGGTGCCGTCGTGCGGTCCGGGGCCCGGGTGACACTCGCGATCGACTCCGAGCAGACGCTGCGCGCGGCCGTCGACGGCGGCGTGCGCGAGGTGCTGATCGACGTCAACATCGGACTGCCGCGCTGCGGGATCACGCCGGCCCGCGCCGGGGCGCTCGCCGACGCCGCCCGCGCCGCCGGGCTGACGGTGCGCGGGGTGATGGGCTACGAGGGCCACCTGCAGATGCTCCCCGACCAGGCCGAACGGGCCCGGCTCACCACCGAGTGCACCGACCGGCTCCGCGCGGCGCACGCCGACGTCGGCGGCGGGATCGTCTCCGGCGGCGGCACCGGGACGCACGCGTTGAACACCGCGTGCACCGAGATCCAGGCCGGGTCCTACGCGCTGATGGACACCGCCTACACCGCCGCCGGGCTGCCGTTCCGCCAGGCGCTCACCGTGCTGTCCACGGTGGTCTCGACGACCGCGCCGGACGGCGACATGCCCGGCTGGGCGGTCGCCGACGCCGGACTCAAGGCGTTCGGCATGGACCACGGCAACCCCACCGTCCCCGGCGGGAACGTGTGGTTCTGCGCCGACGAGCACCTCGTGTTCGCCGCCGACACCCCACCGGCCACCGGCGACCGGGTGCGGATCGTGCCCGCCCACGTCGACCCCACCGTCGCCCTCCACGAGCGGATGCACGTCGTGGAGGGCGACCGGGTCGTCGACACCTGGGCGGTCGACCTGCGCGGCTGGTGA
- a CDS encoding SRPBCC family protein, whose protein sequence is MVPCAVRAPTLAPGTRGPVELRCADRVRDRHPDAELAEVLRAARTGESPEPAGQGSEVARTVFHDAAEYVAQAPTCAGSPDTPEEEFPMPRPYSSAVITAPLAEVWPHVRDFGGLHRWHAAIATCELIRGASGSEIGAQRRLTLADGGGTVVEELTALDERGHALTYEILESPFPVRRYVSTIRLAPVTAVGHTFGEWWTEFDADGADEGELAGMFANGVFAAGLAALAQRWV, encoded by the coding sequence ATGGTGCCTTGCGCCGTCCGGGCTCCGACCCTCGCCCCGGGTACCCGGGGACCGGTAGAACTCCGGTGTGCGGACCGCGTACGTGATCGGCACCCTGACGCCGAACTCGCCGAGGTCCTGCGCGCCGCGCGGACGGGCGAGAGCCCGGAGCCCGCCGGGCAGGGCAGCGAGGTCGCCCGCACCGTGTTCCACGACGCCGCCGAGTACGTGGCACAGGCCCCCACCTGCGCCGGCAGTCCTGACACTCCCGAGGAGGAGTTCCCGATGCCCCGTCCCTACTCCAGCGCCGTGATCACGGCACCGCTGGCCGAGGTGTGGCCGCACGTCCGTGACTTCGGTGGCCTCCACCGCTGGCACGCGGCGATCGCGACCTGCGAGCTGATCCGTGGCGCGTCCGGCAGCGAGATCGGTGCGCAGCGGCGCCTGACACTGGCCGACGGCGGCGGTACCGTCGTCGAGGAGCTGACCGCACTCGACGAGCGCGGGCACGCCCTCACCTACGAGATCCTCGAGTCGCCGTTCCCGGTGCGCCGCTACGTCTCCACCATCCGGCTGGCCCCGGTCACCGCGGTCGGGCACACCTTCGGCGAGTGGTGGACCGAGTTCGACGCGGACGGGGCCGACGAGGGCGAGCTCGCCGGGATGTTCGCGAACGGCGTGTTCGCGGCCGGGCTGGCCGCGCTGGCGCAACGTTGGGTGTGA